The Nonlabens spongiae genome contains a region encoding:
- a CDS encoding T9SS type A sorting domain-containing protein — protein MRNKLLLIIALISSTVAFAQCDYTLELRDEFGDGWQGFGVNGQVELVIGGVATQYTINPGTGSPSTQTFTISVTNNDPIEINYTPPFIPGDASFTLTDSEGILVYDSPAGSVPSSNPVFTGTISCPTCPAIQDDISVNNVEAREADISWTAGGAETEWIVEFGISPLTLGTGTERIATSNNPYVLDGLTPETTYDVYVRSRCSATDRGSARGPISFTTLPSCPRPDTFTELGTNPNSATFLAQASGNFSNTGFYQIGEAPYTLGTSAAVAVNTLPALNITGLRSNTTYDVYVRFDCGNGDLSQYSDQPYTFTTPKNCEDITANMVSNLTFTTAELSWTAGGTETEWQIEYGVAPLGSGATFNTTVASTTEVLTGLLSATDYEYCITAICGPLDSADPVCGTFSTPSDYCGADPLVDSGGIADNYSNNENITYTICPDNPGDIVTLDFTEFDVESSSNTSCFDNLSIYDGDSTTAPLISPAGSATSWCFNRATGIGTGDLTLANIQATSTSGCITLVFTSNPTNTGAGFLATVTCTAPPACSEPDQLAISQVYGGGANFTWNSNADDVEWEVEVQPAGTAQGTAGAVYTSTVTDSREVIRGLMPSTPYDVYVRENCISGDQSIWAGPRSFTTTACDAVSAPYTGAGGVGAGNNFDNFPGNCWDEVNNTPITGIPVASNGAWDNFDFANDSSSPNGNSALFPIFSNGPMDNDWLMSPTFDLGAAGHNMLLNYRVALTEAFGQGPSNFGADDNVKLFISDDNGFNWTILRTYDASSNLQPSASNEVIDLSSYSGEVKFAFVGSLGPDGNTTADIEFFVDEFRIATTASISSNEDLEVAVYPNPTDGVLNLNSVEEIQKISVFNLMGQKVLQVNKQTELLKSIDMNSLNSGIYLVKVETQNAEQTVRVVKN, from the coding sequence ATGAGGAATAAATTACTCTTGATTATTGCGTTGATTTCAAGCACGGTGGCTTTCGCCCAATGTGATTACACCCTTGAGCTGCGTGATGAGTTTGGTGATGGCTGGCAGGGCTTTGGCGTTAATGGTCAGGTTGAATTAGTAATAGGTGGTGTTGCCACACAGTATACTATAAACCCTGGTACAGGCTCTCCAAGTACACAAACCTTTACTATTTCTGTAACAAATAATGATCCTATTGAGATCAATTATACACCTCCTTTCATCCCTGGAGATGCGAGCTTCACCCTAACGGATTCAGAGGGGATTTTAGTGTATGATTCACCGGCGGGTTCAGTTCCATCGAGCAATCCCGTCTTTACTGGTACGATTTCTTGTCCTACTTGTCCAGCTATTCAGGATGACATAAGTGTTAACAATGTTGAGGCGCGTGAAGCAGATATTTCTTGGACGGCAGGTGGTGCTGAAACAGAATGGATTGTTGAATTTGGAATCAGCCCATTGACTTTAGGTACGGGAACAGAACGTATTGCTACTTCAAACAATCCGTATGTTCTGGATGGTCTTACTCCAGAAACAACTTATGATGTATATGTAAGGTCGCGATGTTCAGCTACGGATCGTGGGTCGGCTAGAGGTCCCATATCGTTCACTACCTTACCCTCATGTCCTAGACCTGACACTTTTACCGAGTTAGGAACAAATCCTAACTCAGCTACTTTTCTAGCTCAAGCTTCAGGGAATTTCTCTAATACTGGTTTTTATCAAATCGGAGAGGCTCCATATACTTTGGGAACTTCGGCAGCTGTTGCCGTGAATACGCTACCTGCCCTAAATATTACAGGTCTAAGATCAAATACTACTTATGATGTTTATGTAAGATTCGATTGTGGTAATGGGGACTTAAGTCAGTATTCAGATCAGCCCTATACTTTTACAACTCCAAAAAATTGTGAAGATATCACTGCAAATATGGTCAGTAACTTGACTTTCACTACCGCAGAACTTTCTTGGACGGCTGGCGGAACGGAAACGGAATGGCAGATTGAGTATGGCGTAGCACCGCTAGGTTCAGGAGCAACTTTTAATACTACTGTGGCATCAACTACTGAAGTCCTAACAGGATTGTTATCAGCTACTGATTATGAATATTGTATCACTGCTATTTGTGGTCCATTGGATAGTGCTGACCCGGTTTGTGGGACCTTTAGCACTCCTTCAGATTATTGTGGTGCTGATCCTTTAGTAGACTCAGGAGGTATAGCTGACAACTATTCAAATAATGAGAATATAACCTATACTATCTGTCCAGACAATCCTGGGGATATTGTAACTCTTGACTTTACCGAGTTTGATGTGGAGAGTTCTTCAAATACTAGTTGCTTTGATAATTTATCAATTTACGATGGTGATTCAACTACTGCTCCATTAATCTCTCCTGCTGGTTCTGCAACGAGCTGGTGTTTCAATAGAGCTACTGGAATAGGTACGGGAGATTTGACTCTAGCAAATATTCAGGCAACTTCTACGTCAGGTTGTATCACACTAGTTTTTACAAGTAACCCAACTAACACAGGCGCTGGCTTTTTAGCAACGGTGACATGTACAGCCCCACCAGCCTGTTCAGAGCCCGATCAGCTCGCAATCTCCCAGGTATATGGAGGCGGAGCCAACTTTACCTGGAACTCTAATGCTGATGATGTTGAGTGGGAGGTAGAGGTTCAACCAGCTGGGACTGCTCAAGGGACCGCTGGAGCCGTCTATACTTCTACTGTAACAGATTCACGTGAGGTGATTAGAGGCCTTATGCCATCAACACCCTATGATGTCTATGTAAGGGAAAATTGTATTTCTGGTGATCAATCAATCTGGGCTGGACCTAGGTCATTCACAACTACAGCTTGTGATGCTGTAAGCGCGCCATACACAGGTGCTGGTGGAGTAGGAGCGGGTAATAACTTTGACAATTTTCCTGGAAACTGCTGGGATGAGGTAAATAATACACCTATCACTGGTATTCCAGTAGCATCAAACGGCGCATGGGATAACTTTGATTTTGCAAATGATAGTTCTTCACCAAATGGTAATTCTGCGTTGTTCCCAATTTTCTCGAACGGTCCTATGGACAATGACTGGTTGATGAGTCCTACTTTCGATTTAGGGGCTGCTGGACACAATATGTTATTGAACTATAGAGTGGCGCTTACTGAAGCGTTTGGTCAGGGCCCTTCAAACTTTGGAGCTGATGATAACGTTAAGTTGTTTATAAGCGATGACAACGGTTTTAACTGGACTATACTTAGAACCTATGATGCTAGTTCTAACCTACAACCATCTGCAAGCAATGAGGTAATCGATCTTTCTAGCTATAGCGGTGAGGTGAAATTTGCATTTGTAGGTAGTTTAGGGCCGGATGGAAATACGACAGCTGATATTGAGTTCTTTGTAGATGAATTTAGAATCGCCACGACTGCTAGTATCTCTAGTAATGAAGATTTAGAGGTAGCAGTTTATCCTAATCCTACTGATGGAGTTCTTAATTTAAATTCGGTTGAGGAAATTCAGAAGATATCTGTTTTCAACTTGATGGGGCAAAAAGTCCTTCAGGTCAATAAACAGACTGAATTACTGAAGTCGATTGATATGAATTCACTTAATTCCGGTATATACTTAGTTAAAGTTGAGACCCAAAACGCTGAGCAGACCGTGAGAGTAGTTAAAAACTAA
- a CDS encoding enoyl-ACP reductase FabI produces the protein MAFNLLKGKRGIIFGALDENSIAWKTAQLAHEEGATFVLTNAPVAMRMGQINELAEKTGSEIIPADATNLDDLENLVNKAVEILGGKLDFVLHSIGMSVNVRKGRHYTNQNYSWTEKGWDVSALSFHKVLQTLHKQEAMNEWGSVVALTYMAAQRSFPDYNDMADNKAYLESIARSFGYFFGKENKVRVNTISQSPTPTTAGSGVKGFDGFFNYADKMSPLGNATAQECAEYTITLFSDYTKKVTMQNLFHDGGFSNTGVSQEVMENF, from the coding sequence ATGGCTTTTAATTTATTGAAAGGAAAAAGAGGGATTATTTTTGGAGCTCTAGATGAGAATTCCATTGCATGGAAGACGGCTCAACTGGCTCATGAAGAGGGCGCAACTTTTGTGCTTACAAATGCACCCGTTGCCATGCGTATGGGGCAGATCAATGAACTCGCAGAAAAAACAGGCAGTGAGATTATTCCAGCAGATGCTACCAATCTTGATGATTTAGAAAACCTAGTGAATAAGGCGGTGGAGATCTTGGGAGGAAAGCTAGACTTTGTCCTGCATAGTATTGGTATGAGCGTAAACGTTAGAAAAGGGCGTCATTATACTAATCAAAACTATTCTTGGACAGAAAAAGGATGGGATGTCAGTGCTCTATCTTTTCACAAAGTGTTACAAACACTTCATAAACAAGAGGCGATGAATGAATGGGGGAGTGTGGTAGCGCTTACTTACATGGCGGCGCAAAGATCTTTTCCAGATTATAATGATATGGCTGATAATAAAGCCTATCTGGAATCTATTGCTCGAAGCTTTGGCTACTTCTTTGGAAAAGAAAACAAAGTTCGTGTAAATACGATTTCTCAATCGCCTACTCCTACCACAGCGGGTAGCGGTGTTAAAGGATTTGATGGTTTCTTCAACTATGCTGATAAAATGAGTCCATTAGGTAATGCTACTGCTCAGGAATGCGCTGAATACACGATTACATTATTCTCTGATTATACGAAAAAAGTCACGATGCAAAATCTGTTTCACGATGGCGGATTTTCCAATACAGGAGTGAGTCAAGAGGTGATGGAGAATTTTTAA
- the recN gene encoding DNA repair protein RecN, with amino-acid sequence MLKSIHIQNFALIDQLQLDLKDGLTILTGETGAGKSIILGALGLLQGNRADLSVVRDKTVKCIVEAEFSVKSLGIKSVFEDLDLDYEDHSLLRREIMPSGKSRAFINDTPVTLDVMKQIGGRLIDIHSQHQTLNISSDLFQREVLDAFIKNATQKNKLSFQSILEAYQSLLKEFRSNKRQLDELDKKKAELLKEQDYNAFLLDELEQIPLDKLNEDDINEELNQLSNVESIEVALQSLMDGLGDDENGILDRLRVLKSSISEIGGFSDKYASLKERLDSVIIELEDVLSETDHLADQVTADPERLDILSNQLNQLNSLYKKHQVDDVRSLIDIRNKLADKILDSQSMDSKIKKLNGIISVQENELHEKASDLMGLRNVEKTALEEQVLEIAGLLGMPDAVFSIKIAETVTFNDYGKDEISFLFSANKGSVPLELNKAASGGELSRLMLAIKSILGNVKKLPTIIFDEIDTGVSGRIADKMALVMKNMSEKLQVITITHLPQIAASGTDHLVVSKKNQDDRTVSTINRLNEQERIEEIAQMLSGGVVTNAARENAKTLLN; translated from the coding sequence TTGCTTAAAAGCATTCATATTCAAAATTTTGCACTCATTGATCAGCTTCAGCTCGACCTGAAGGACGGTCTGACTATTCTCACAGGTGAAACCGGAGCTGGTAAATCTATTATTCTTGGGGCTTTAGGTCTATTGCAAGGAAATCGTGCGGACCTGAGCGTGGTGAGAGACAAAACGGTTAAGTGTATTGTCGAGGCAGAATTTTCAGTAAAATCCTTGGGAATCAAATCTGTTTTTGAGGATTTAGACCTGGATTATGAGGATCATTCACTTTTACGACGTGAGATCATGCCTTCTGGAAAAAGTCGAGCATTCATAAACGATACTCCCGTTACGCTTGATGTGATGAAGCAAATAGGAGGACGCTTGATTGATATCCACTCCCAGCATCAAACTCTAAATATTTCCAGTGACCTGTTCCAAAGAGAGGTGCTCGATGCTTTTATAAAAAATGCCACTCAAAAAAATAAACTGAGTTTTCAGTCCATTCTTGAAGCGTATCAATCTCTTTTAAAGGAGTTTAGATCAAACAAAAGACAGCTAGACGAATTAGACAAGAAAAAGGCCGAACTGCTTAAAGAACAAGATTATAACGCCTTTTTACTGGATGAGTTAGAACAAATTCCACTTGACAAGCTCAATGAAGACGATATCAATGAAGAGTTGAATCAGCTTTCCAATGTGGAGTCCATAGAAGTGGCACTTCAATCACTCATGGACGGTTTGGGAGATGATGAAAATGGGATTTTAGACCGTTTGAGAGTTTTGAAAAGTTCCATTTCTGAGATAGGTGGATTTTCTGATAAATATGCGAGTCTTAAAGAACGTCTGGATTCAGTGATCATTGAATTAGAAGATGTTTTAAGTGAAACTGATCACTTGGCTGATCAAGTAACTGCAGATCCTGAACGATTAGATATTTTATCGAACCAGTTGAATCAGCTTAATTCTCTATACAAGAAACATCAGGTAGATGATGTCAGATCCCTGATTGATATCAGAAACAAACTTGCTGATAAAATTTTGGATTCTCAAAGTATGGATTCCAAAATCAAAAAATTGAATGGAATAATTTCGGTTCAGGAAAATGAGCTTCATGAAAAAGCTTCCGATCTTATGGGATTACGGAATGTGGAGAAAACGGCTCTAGAAGAACAAGTTTTAGAAATTGCAGGATTGCTGGGAATGCCAGATGCGGTTTTCTCTATTAAAATTGCAGAAACAGTTACTTTCAATGATTACGGAAAGGATGAGATCAGCTTTTTGTTTTCGGCAAACAAAGGATCTGTGCCATTGGAATTGAATAAAGCAGCTTCTGGAGGAGAGCTATCGCGATTAATGCTGGCTATCAAATCGATATTAGGAAACGTCAAAAAATTACCTACCATAATTTTTGATGAGATTGACACGGGTGTAAGTGGCCGTATTGCAGATAAGATGGCCCTCGTTATGAAGAATATGTCCGAAAAGCTTCAAGTAATTACCATTACGCATTTACCTCAAATTGCAGCCTCTGGTACCGATCACCTTGTAGTTTCAAAGAAAAATCAAGATGATCGAACAGTCTCGACCATCAATCGACTCAATGAGCAAGAACGAATTGAAGAAATTGCACAAATGTTAAGTGGTGGAGTGGTGACTAATGCAGCACGCGAAAACGCAAAAACATTACTAAACTAG
- the porD gene encoding type IX secretion system protein PorD, producing MRYLRILCSLLVVLFCCQVNAQELNATVQVNTLNLAQRDQTVFATLETSMQEFLNTTKWTDQEFREEERIDCSLVFVVTEFEGDRFKGNFQISASRPVFNSAYVTPLFNYKDNDIDFQYVQNAPLFYNDNRFDSNLISLLSFYAYTIIALDADSYALKGGQKFHAEAQNIVNLAQGGSGASGWRPSDGLISRFRLNDDILSDTYKEYREVMYLYHRKGMDTFSGDQKLAKTVIKNHILKLKTLQARRPNSLVQRVFFDAKADEIASIFSGGPPVDIKELVETLQNLSPNQSSNWRKIKV from the coding sequence ATGAGATACTTAAGGATATTATGTAGTTTGTTAGTTGTTTTGTTCTGCTGTCAGGTAAATGCCCAAGAGCTCAATGCGACGGTGCAGGTAAACACACTCAATCTTGCTCAACGTGATCAGACTGTTTTTGCTACGCTAGAAACTTCAATGCAAGAGTTTCTCAACACGACTAAGTGGACGGATCAAGAATTTAGAGAAGAAGAGCGCATCGACTGCTCTCTAGTTTTTGTAGTCACTGAATTTGAAGGCGATCGTTTTAAGGGTAATTTTCAAATCAGCGCGTCGCGACCGGTTTTCAATTCGGCCTATGTAACTCCTCTATTTAACTATAAGGATAATGACATTGACTTCCAGTACGTGCAAAATGCTCCATTGTTTTATAATGACAACCGTTTTGACAGTAATTTAATTTCATTGTTGTCCTTTTACGCTTACACGATCATCGCTCTAGATGCAGATTCATACGCGCTTAAAGGAGGGCAAAAATTTCATGCAGAAGCACAAAACATAGTGAATCTTGCTCAGGGTGGATCAGGAGCAAGCGGCTGGAGACCCAGTGATGGTTTGATTTCTCGTTTTAGATTGAATGACGACATTTTATCTGATACTTACAAAGAATACAGAGAGGTGATGTATTTATATCACAGAAAGGGTATGGACACTTTTTCGGGTGATCAAAAACTGGCCAAAACTGTCATCAAAAACCACATTCTCAAACTTAAAACACTACAAGCCCGCCGACCCAATAGTTTAGTACAACGCGTATTCTTTGACGCAAAAGCTGATGAGATTGCGAGTATCTTCTCTGGTGGACCTCCTGTGGACATCAAAGAACTGGTGGAGACGTTGCAAAACCTGTCGCCTAACCAGTCTTCAAACTGGCGTAAAATCAAAGTTTGA
- the coaBC gene encoding bifunctional phosphopantothenoylcysteine decarboxylase/phosphopantothenate--cysteine ligase CoaBC: protein MSVLGGKNILLGVTGGIAAYKTTFLVRLLIKAGASVKVIMTPAAREFVTPLTLSTLSKNPVLSHFTDPDDENDTWNNHVELGLWADLMIIAPATANTLSKMVSGTIDNLLLGVYCSAKCPVYFAPAMDLDMFKHPSTQANFEKLASYGNTMIPAEDGELASGLSGQGRMAEPENILKFIEEDLAAKMPLRGKKCLVTAGPTHEAIDPVRFIGNHSSGKMGMAIALDLADRGAEVFLIMGPSALNQPHDLIERIDVVSAMDMKNAVDEYITSVDIAVFSAAVADYRPATVSDHKIKKATDTLSIELVKNPDILAGVGAMQKPPYLVGFALETNNEMEHAFAKAEKKNTDLLVLNSMRDEEAGFNKDTNKITLIRRDKSSREFPAKSKVEVAKDIVDEILKDIM from the coding sequence ATGAGTGTACTGGGCGGCAAGAATATCTTACTGGGAGTTACTGGGGGTATTGCTGCATACAAAACAACTTTTCTTGTGCGCCTGCTTATCAAAGCAGGCGCATCTGTTAAGGTCATAATGACTCCTGCTGCGAGGGAGTTTGTGACACCCTTGACCTTATCCACCCTTTCTAAAAATCCTGTTCTTTCTCACTTTACAGATCCTGATGATGAGAACGATACCTGGAACAATCATGTAGAGCTAGGACTTTGGGCAGATTTGATGATCATCGCGCCTGCTACTGCAAATACCTTGAGCAAGATGGTGTCTGGCACTATTGACAATCTGCTTTTGGGAGTGTATTGCAGTGCAAAATGTCCCGTCTATTTTGCTCCGGCCATGGATCTGGACATGTTCAAGCATCCATCTACTCAAGCCAATTTTGAAAAGCTAGCTTCTTACGGGAATACAATGATTCCTGCTGAGGATGGTGAGCTTGCAAGCGGTCTTTCTGGTCAGGGGCGCATGGCAGAACCAGAGAACATCTTAAAATTTATCGAGGAAGATCTTGCTGCAAAAATGCCATTGCGTGGTAAAAAATGCTTAGTCACTGCTGGGCCAACTCATGAAGCGATTGATCCAGTACGTTTTATTGGTAATCACAGCAGTGGTAAGATGGGCATGGCGATTGCCCTGGATCTTGCAGATCGAGGCGCTGAGGTTTTTTTGATCATGGGACCTAGTGCGTTGAATCAACCGCATGATTTGATTGAGCGCATCGATGTAGTCAGTGCCATGGATATGAAGAATGCCGTAGATGAATACATCACTTCGGTGGATATTGCGGTTTTTTCAGCTGCGGTGGCAGATTATAGGCCAGCAACGGTGAGCGATCATAAAATAAAAAAGGCCACGGATACGTTATCCATAGAATTGGTGAAAAATCCCGATATTTTAGCCGGCGTAGGAGCCATGCAGAAACCTCCTTACTTGGTAGGGTTTGCGTTGGAGACTAATAATGAAATGGAGCACGCTTTCGCGAAAGCGGAAAAGAAAAACACAGACCTGCTCGTATTGAACTCCATGAGAGATGAAGAGGCTGGGTTTAATAAAGACACCAATAAAATTACCTTGATACGCAGGGATAAATCCTCAAGGGAGTTCCCGGCAAAATCCAAAGTTGAGGTGGCAAAAGATATTGTAGATGAGATACTTAAGGATATTATGTAG
- a CDS encoding DNA-directed RNA polymerase subunit omega: protein MDTKNLKAPNTTVTYDRDAITEPTGNIYEAISIIAKRSEQINTEIKEELTEKLEEFATYNESLEEVFENKEQIEVSKFYERLPKPHAIAVEEWKESKIYHRDTGTAV, encoded by the coding sequence ATGGACACTAAAAATCTTAAAGCACCCAATACAACGGTAACTTATGATCGTGATGCGATTACAGAACCTACCGGTAATATTTATGAGGCGATCTCAATCATTGCAAAGCGTTCTGAGCAAATCAATACAGAGATCAAAGAAGAACTTACTGAGAAGCTTGAAGAATTTGCAACTTATAATGAATCTCTAGAAGAGGTCTTTGAAAACAAGGAGCAGATCGAGGTTTCTAAGTTTTATGAAAGATTACCTAAGCCTCACGCCATTGCAGTAGAGGAGTGGAAAGAGAGCAAAATCTACCACAGAGATACCGGTACGGCAGTATAA
- a CDS encoding outer membrane protein assembly factor BamD, with protein sequence MKRLTNKYLLFSIIAALTFACSPYQKALKSEDTMLKVRMIDTLMKKEKYGKAIALFDQVKNKYRGTDSAPDMALKYAEALYKDRTYILSANQYERFTTSHPRHPKRDMALFMAAKSHYQMSEVYSKDQRDTKIALAKLQDYINVYPDGEYVKEANVLVDELRTKLDKKAFEIARNYHHRERYIAAIESFENFILDHPGSTYQDDAHFYILDSQFEYGINSVATLVPERLELAKNYYNTFARRFPNSEYMEDANEILEKIEAYKPETEL encoded by the coding sequence ATGAAAAGATTGACCAATAAATACCTTCTATTTTCAATCATTGCAGCGTTGACTTTTGCCTGTAGTCCATATCAAAAGGCCCTCAAGTCTGAAGATACCATGCTTAAGGTGAGAATGATCGATACGCTCATGAAAAAAGAGAAGTACGGAAAAGCGATTGCGCTCTTTGATCAGGTAAAGAACAAGTATCGAGGTACGGATAGTGCCCCAGATATGGCACTGAAATATGCTGAAGCACTTTATAAAGACCGTACCTATATACTGAGTGCCAATCAATACGAGCGTTTTACTACATCGCACCCGAGACACCCCAAACGAGACATGGCTTTGTTTATGGCGGCTAAAAGCCATTACCAGATGTCAGAAGTGTATTCTAAGGATCAAAGAGATACTAAAATTGCTCTAGCCAAATTGCAAGATTACATAAACGTATATCCTGATGGGGAATATGTAAAAGAAGCAAATGTACTTGTAGATGAGCTGAGAACGAAGCTTGATAAGAAGGCATTTGAAATAGCTCGCAACTACCATCACCGTGAACGCTATATTGCAGCTATAGAAAGTTTTGAGAATTTTATTCTTGATCACCCAGGTTCAACTTATCAAGATGATGCTCACTTTTATATTTTAGATTCTCAGTTTGAATACGGGATAAACAGTGTCGCAACACTTGTTCCTGAAAGACTGGAACTTGCCAAAAATTATTATAATACCTTTGCACGTCGTTTTCCTAACAGTGAATACATGGAAGACGCCAATGAAATTTTAGAAAAAATCGAGGCCTACAAGCCTGAAACAGAATTATAA
- the dapA gene encoding 4-hydroxy-tetrahydrodipicolinate synthase — MNELKGMGVALITPFDAQGNVDHEALKRVVQHQLDNGTDYLVVLGTTAESATLSAAEKKEVISTIVETNVGKLPLVIGIGGNNTRVILEEIASTGLDPFTAILSVSPAYSKPTQEGIYQHFKAIVTSTEKPIVLYNVPGRTASNMSVDTVVRLANDFDNIVGIKEAAGDLPAAMKMIQRTPDDFLVISGDDMIANAMTLAGGAGVISVIGQTLAKDFSEMIRLALAGEVKASYNLHYKVADSIDLIFEQGNPAGIKNMYEHMDICQQHLRLPLVPVDEDLSDRIKSFLNRTYLKS, encoded by the coding sequence ATGAACGAATTAAAAGGAATGGGCGTTGCATTGATTACGCCTTTTGATGCCCAGGGTAATGTGGATCATGAAGCTCTGAAAAGAGTGGTGCAGCACCAGCTGGATAACGGTACGGATTATCTGGTCGTTTTAGGAACTACGGCAGAGAGCGCTACACTTTCTGCAGCGGAGAAAAAAGAAGTGATTAGCACTATAGTTGAAACTAATGTAGGTAAACTCCCGCTCGTGATTGGGATAGGCGGCAATAATACTCGAGTGATACTAGAAGAAATCGCCTCTACAGGTTTAGATCCATTCACCGCAATCTTATCGGTTTCACCGGCTTATAGCAAACCTACTCAAGAAGGAATCTACCAGCATTTTAAAGCTATCGTGACCAGTACGGAAAAGCCTATCGTGTTGTACAATGTGCCAGGACGCACGGCTTCAAATATGAGCGTGGACACGGTGGTAAGATTGGCAAACGATTTTGACAATATTGTTGGGATTAAAGAAGCTGCGGGCGACTTGCCAGCGGCGATGAAGATGATTCAGCGCACACCTGATGATTTTCTTGTGATTTCAGGAGATGACATGATTGCCAATGCCATGACCCTTGCAGGCGGTGCTGGTGTGATCTCTGTAATAGGACAAACACTTGCAAAGGATTTCTCTGAAATGATAAGACTGGCTTTAGCTGGTGAAGTAAAAGCATCCTATAATTTGCACTATAAAGTCGCTGACAGCATAGATCTAATTTTTGAACAGGGGAACCCGGCTGGGATCAAGAACATGTATGAGCACATGGACATTTGTCAGCAACATTTGAGGTTGCCATTAGTTCCCGTGGATGAGGATTTGAGTGATCGTATTAAATCTTTCTTGAACCGCACGTACTTAAAGTCCTAG
- a CDS encoding DUF6913 domain-containing protein produces the protein MIFKPIQKQWVRREIKKSINNRQRGTSKNPAGILILCRADEVDPRAIKKQVSKELGRDDVEVIVFYDMAFENLDGFYQVDKKLIKTFGKIADEPIASLLKKNHEILINYFDKESLVLKLLSNALSARFKVGFAHSQKECDDIYINAGMDQIVHFTKELKKLLKVIK, from the coding sequence ATGATTTTTAAACCAATTCAGAAGCAATGGGTGCGCCGCGAGATTAAGAAATCGATAAATAATCGGCAGCGTGGTACATCTAAAAATCCAGCAGGAATTCTGATTTTATGCCGAGCTGATGAGGTGGATCCAAGAGCGATCAAGAAACAAGTTTCCAAAGAACTGGGACGAGACGATGTGGAGGTGATCGTTTTTTACGATATGGCTTTTGAAAATCTAGATGGTTTTTATCAAGTGGATAAAAAACTGATCAAGACCTTTGGAAAAATTGCTGATGAACCGATTGCATCTTTACTAAAAAAGAATCACGAGATTCTGATCAATTATTTTGATAAGGAATCATTGGTTTTAAAGTTGCTCTCAAATGCATTGTCAGCACGTTTTAAAGTAGGTTTTGCCCACTCACAAAAAGAATGTGACGATATTTATATCAATGCTGGAATGGATCAAATCGTACATTTTACGAAAGAATTAAAAAAATTACTGAAGGTTATAAAATGA
- a CDS encoding 5'-nucleotidase C-terminal domain-containing protein, producing MSKYSERRFLRVSAFAKASSLLAILLFLHSCKTEKTTENYSLTKATASQTTIDESLGSVDSIEQFIAPYKKNLSAQMDSVLSYNPKLMHKNDYELNTPIGNFFAETVRVQADPVFKSRTGKSFDMALLNHGGIRAALPQGQITMRNAYEIMPFENQIVVAELDGSQMNRLVNYLVERERAHPFEGLKIALDKNGKLKSALIKGEPINSQHTYYVATTDYLFNGGDNMSFFEGAKMTDLDYKLRNAIIDYLRKTDTLNFEHDDRFTKSTL from the coding sequence ATGAGCAAATATTCTGAACGTAGGTTTTTGAGAGTTTCCGCTTTCGCGAAAGCGTCATCACTTCTCGCTATTCTACTCTTTTTACATTCCTGTAAAACTGAAAAAACGACTGAGAACTACAGCCTCACCAAAGCCACGGCTAGCCAGACCACGATTGACGAAAGCCTGGGAAGTGTGGACAGCATCGAGCAGTTTATCGCGCCGTACAAAAAAAACCTTTCCGCTCAAATGGACAGCGTGCTGAGCTACAACCCAAAACTCATGCACAAAAACGACTACGAGCTCAACACGCCCATAGGAAACTTTTTTGCCGAAACCGTGAGAGTTCAAGCCGACCCGGTTTTCAAATCGAGAACGGGAAAGAGTTTTGACATGGCGCTGCTTAACCACGGCGGGATCAGAGCTGCTTTGCCACAAGGCCAGATCACCATGCGCAACGCCTATGAAATCATGCCTTTTGAAAATCAAATCGTGGTTGCAGAACTCGATGGGTCGCAAATGAACCGACTGGTAAATTATCTGGTAGAACGAGAGCGCGCACACCCGTTTGAAGGACTCAAAATTGCTTTGGATAAAAACGGTAAACTCAAATCTGCCCTAATCAAAGGCGAGCCGATAAACAGCCAGCATACTTATTACGTCGCAACAACTGATTACCTGTTCAATGGTGGCGACAACATGAGCTTTTTTGAAGGTGCTAAAATGACGGATCTGGATTACAAACTGCGTAACGCGATCATAGATTACTTGCGCAAAACAGACACCTTGAATTTTGAACACGACGATCGTTTTACCAAATCAACCCTTTAA